The following coding sequences lie in one Lolium perenne isolate Kyuss_39 chromosome 2, Kyuss_2.0, whole genome shotgun sequence genomic window:
- the LOC127306859 gene encoding acyl carrier protein 4, chloroplastic: MATPSSAISAKFGRTAAPALSWKGGRISGQNLISMGTRTTSRRSLRLRVLCAAKPEMVTKVMDIVKQQLALKDDANLTADSKFTDLGADSLDTVEIVMALEEEFKITVEEDNAQSITTIQEAADLIDKLVGDEGKAA; this comes from the exons ATGGCTACTCCATCGTCTGCCATCTCCGCCAAGTTCGGTCGCACGGCGGCGCCCGCCTTGAGTTGGAAG GGAGGCAGAATTTCAGGCCAGAACCTTATCTCCATGGGGACGAGGACGACGTCGAGAAGATCCCTTCGCCTCCGTGTCTTGTGCGCG GCCAAGCCGGAGATGGTGACCAAGGTGATGGATATCGTCAAGCAGCAGCTGGCCCTCAAAGACGACGCCAACCTGACGGCGGACTCCAAGTTCACCGACCTGGGCGCCGATTCCCTCGACACG GTCGAGATCGTGATGGCGCTGGAGGAGGAGTTCAAGATCACAGTGGAGGAGGACAACGCGCAGAGCATCACCACCATCCAGGAGGCAGCTGACCTCATCGACAAGCTGGTCGGCGACGAGGGGAAGGCCGCCTGA